A part of Leishmania panamensis strain MHOM/PA/94/PSC-1 chromosome 34 sequence genomic DNA contains:
- a CDS encoding ubiquitin hydrolase, putative (TriTrypDB/GeneDB-style sysID: LpmP.34.2270) → MSYDPKQRFSHDSRGRPSSGFTAADRQLRSQSQKLSHSPQTSLISNTPSNPALHSPRQQSVVVTEQTTLLRSRTSIVSSSAQDASVRKHGSGATGGTAAEPSALVLRTQRVKGVSARKMDGSLTPSAKPQYSFGCDSPRDSPRDVDGPTILSSQRTPTASIKGHGLSSVVSTDSPSVARGGNQQADVIGRTDSGSTKGALLGASTTGSRDAPSVMANEWPSVLNTSVHRSLRRSMLGAEKGSTRFGSAAAVALSSSQAGSAGIENIATKRGSDGGGGSSLRTYPSNTATKNTAMPPSAAHLSNAPNGKYSSSTSAELPVSSPGLSQQPSATSRTTVVGSSTDSPNMIASPRPSPHSQTTRTGFAADAPPAVSAAQGAQGVSGRDTAKSLLVTPSSSLSNTLTQPHQLLPLSDPSPSPGSQTAMTTRANKNKAENAETSSDAASSSCASRPKPRPLSLQQLKPSVMTDASSSSALKSCDAPASTEEVLPLSVNQRHSAPIPLRNFGATCYLNSIVQCLLCTPGLLRALISDRERIVHEWEVERLSTTKRASSEAHRRSCAERNVPATSSLVDLYTAHPAPPIPVSQLLLNLKEACASSNDEFSSNGQKDAHEFLLTLLGVIHKEVCHSKPDVCEVFREVEDETKWEAYARLVRRLQQENNSTIYRFFGGITGCTIQCAKCHLVSYRFEAQLVISLPMTYRLPTLGSKIVMKCTSGKRDGKTQAEGSIAVDEMLREMFFSERGELLNGSMQVTCDRCKKLRDKTIWYSIEQWPPILVLHLKRFNNAGVKNESAVVFPYTFCSIENLEYQLYSVCCHRGSASFGHYTSYAYVQGEDEAAETDNNTATAATVVSDLFQSPLASMNSERLFSPRERQPTGCVGGFFTSDSISKENGSDSKGASETHNRNGNRKVNGKDEPLPEETESKTGKWYLCNDKHITEVTAPDVLSMTKEAYILFYRRVDGRHATVS, encoded by the coding sequence ATGTCGTACGATCCTAAACAGCGTTTTTCTCATGACTCAAGAGGACGGCCGTCCTCCGGCTTCACTGCCGCTGACAGGCAGCTACGCTCGCAATCTCAGAAGTTGTCCCATTCTCCGCAGACGAGCCTCATCTCTAACACACCCAGCAACCCTGCATTACATAGTCCACGGCAACAGAGCGTCGTTGTAACGGAGCAAACGACTCTCCTGCGCTCCAGGACATCCATTGTGTCCTCGTCTGCGCAGGACGCGTCCGTGCGAAAACATGGCAGCGGTGCTACAGGTGGCACTGCAGCGGAGCCCAGTGCTTTGGTTTTGAGGACGCAACGCGTTAAAGGGGTGTCCGCAAGAAAGATGGACGGTAGCCTCACGCCCAGCGCAAAGCCTCAGTACAGCTTTGGCTGCGACTCTCCGAGGGATTCTCCCCGTGATGTGGACGGGCCCACCATTCTCTCATCGCAAAGAACACCAACAGCAAGCATCAAGGGCCACGGGCTGTCGAGTGTCGTCAGCACCGACTCGCCGTCTGTGGCACGGGGAGGCAATCAGCAAGCCGATGTTATTGGGCGCACGGATAGTGGATCGACTAAAGGAGCACTGCTAGGGGCCTCGACGACTGGTTCTCGTGACGCACCGTCAGTTATGGCGAACGAGTGGCCCAGTGTGCTCAACACGTCTGTTCATCGGTCTCTGCGTAGGTCCATGCTAGGGGCTGAGAAGGGCTCTACCAGATTCGgctccgcagctgcagtagcGTTATCCAGTAGCCAAGCTGGCAGTGCTGGAATCGAAAATATTGCCACTAAACGGggcagcgacggaggcggtggtagcTCCCTTCGCACATACCCATCGAACACTGCAACAAAGAACACGGCGATGCCACCTTCAGCTGCGCATCTTAGCAACGCTCCTAACGGCAAATACTCCTCTAGCACTTCTGCCGAACTGCCGGTTTCCTCTCCAGGCCTCTCACAGCAGCCGAGCGCCACCTCCAGGACCACAGTGGTGGGCAGCTCTACTGACTCACCCAATATGATCGCCTCGCCTCGACCATCTCCTCATTCCCAGACCACACGTACAGGATTTGCCGCCGATGCACCCCCCGCTGTAAGTGCGGCACAGGGTGCGCAAGGGGTGAGTGGTAGAGATACAGCAAAATCGCTGTTGGTGACGCCGTCGTCGAGTCTTTCCAATACGTTAACACAACCACATCaactcctccctctttcggacccctccccttccccggGGTCACAGACGGCAATGACGACCAGGGCCAATAAGAATAAGGCGGAGAATGCCGAGACTTCATCTGacgccgcctcttcttcttgcgcaTCGCGCCCCAAGCCACGCCCGCTGTCACTGCAACAGTTGAAGCCTTCAGTGATGACTGatgcatcgtcgtcgtcggcgctAAAGAGTTGCGATGCGCCTGCCAGTACGGAGGAagtgctgcctctctccgtcaACCAACGGCACTCCGCGCCGATTCCGCTGCGCAATTTTGGTGCAACGTGCTATCTGAACTCAATCGTGCAGTGCCTGCTGTGTACGCCTGGCCTCCTGCGCGCGTTGATCAGTGACCGTGAACGCATCGTGCACGAGTGGGAGGTGGAGCGTCTCTCCACGACGAAGCGAGCATCGAGCGAGGCCCatcggcgcagctgtgctgAGCGAAACGTCCCGGCGACCTCTTCGCTAGTTGATTTGTACACCGCACACCCTGCGCCCCCCATCCCGGTatcgcagctgcttctcaaCCTGAAGGAAGCTTGTGCGAGTTCCAACGATGAGTTTTCGTCTAATGGACAGAAGGATGCGCATGAGTTCCTCCTCACATTGTTGGGGGTGATCCACAAGGAGGTGTGCCACAGCAAGCCCGACGTCTGCGAAGTATTcagggaggtggaggatgAGACGAAGTGGGAGGCCTATGCGCGATTGGTGCGCcgactgcagcaggagaacaACTCCACCATATACAGGTTTTTCGGCGGCATCACCGGCTGCACCATACAATGTGCCAAGTGCCATCTTGTCTCTTACCGCTttgaggcgcagctggtcATCTCCTTGCCCATGACTTACCGTCTTCCTACCCTAGGCAGCAAAATAGTTATGAAGTGCACCAGTGGGAAGCGCGACGGCAAAACACAGGCGGAAGGCTCCATTGCAGTTGACGAGATGCTGCGAGAGATGTTTTTTAGCGAGCGTGGCGAGCTCCTGAATGGCTCGATGCAGGTGACGTGCGACCGCTGCAAGAAGTTACGTGACAAAACAATCTGGTATTCAATAGAGCAGTGGCCGCCAATCCTGGTGCTGCATCTGAAGCGCTTCAACAACGCTGGTGTCAAGAATGAatcggcggtggtgttcCCCTACACGTTTTGCTCCATTGAAAACCTCGAGTATCAGTTGTACAGCGTCTGTTGTCACCGTGGCAGTGCTTCCTTCGGGCATTACACCTCGTACGCGTACGTGCAGGGGGAGGACGAGGCTGCCGAAACGGACAACAacaccgccactgctgccacggtAGTCTCAGATTTGTTTCAGTCCCCGCTGGCAAGCATGAACAGCGAGCGATTGTTTAGCCCTCGAGAACGTCAGCCGACGGGATGTGTTGGTGGATTTTTCACCTCTGACAGCATCAGCAAAGAAAACGGCTCCGATAGCAAAGGGGCTAGTGAGACCCACAACCGCAATGGCAACAGAAAGGTCAACGGAAAAGATGAGCCCCTTCCGGAAGAGACGGAGTCGAAGACAGGCAAGTGGTATCTGTGCAATGACAAGCACATCACTGAGGTGACGGCTCCGGACGTGCTGTCGATGACGAAAGAGGCATACATTCTGTTCTATCGGCGTGTTGATGGCAGGCATGCGACGGTATCTTGA
- a CDS encoding phosphoinositide-binding protein, putative (TriTrypDB/GeneDB-style sysID: LpmP.34.2280), with translation MATSNSISVKVDVPSQVKGHGALEMPYYIYPITMRLPGFMSDARFNRRYTDFETLRGQLCATYWYCIVPPIPEKESMQDKLGKLPRMVVPAKETTASEGDLLEYRRISLRRFLQRLAYHPILGKSDLLQKFTNDNEWRQCTRDPVKPPRFIASSSLEEIARSWVPSGSASGAGAQGSGGAAGSGGSVSQTGAAYQSALTQEPVDEATWKATGEYIGELESNLKNMRNLLEALVDRHRRTASAVSNFAASFGLLAEGEEDAELRGAIEGVRDCGRKVADVYSRHADSESTRLVSTLSFYVGMCAAVRETLNHMLSARQYLRSLHKKSQELQASAMRAQSANQVQVQSELHFVNEQRAHLEEDLIGAEKTFSEEFALFHENKQYDAKDMLKKFGMLELSFSESMKQEWDALRPMLESLST, from the coding sequence ATGGCCACCAGCAACTCCATTTCTGTAAAGGTGGACGTGCCATCTCAGGTGAAGGGCCATGGCGCGCTGGAGATGCCGTACTACATTTACCCCATCACAATGCGCTTGCCCGGCTTTATGAGCGATGCGCGGTTCAACCGGCGGTACACCGACTTTGAGACGCTGCGCGGCCAGCTGTGTGCGACGTATTGGTACTGCATTGTGCCACCGATTCCCGAGAAGGAGTCGATGCAGGATAAACTGGGGAAGTTGCCGCGCATGGTGGTGCCAGCGAAAGAGACGACCGCTTCGGAGGGCGATCTGCTCGAGTACCGTCGTATCAGTCTGCGGCGCTTCCTGCAACGACTCGCCTACCACCCCATTCTGGGCAAGTCGGACCTTCTGCAAAAGTTCACGAATGATAACGAGTGGCGCCAGTGCACTCGAGACCCGGTGAAGCCACCTCGTTTTatcgcgtcgtcgtcgctagAGGAGATCGCCAGGTCATGGGTACCGTCAGGTAGTGCAtctggcgctggtgctcaaggtagcggtggtgccgctgggAGTGGTGGCAGTGTTAGCCAAACCGGCGCAGCGTATCAGTCGGCCTTGACGCAAGAGCCGGTGGATGAAGCGACGTGGAAGGCGACAGGCGAATACATTGGTGAGCTGGAGTCTAACCTCAAGAACATGCGCAACCTGCTTGAGGCACTGGTGGACCGCCACCGGCGTACCGCCTCCGCTGTGAGCAACTTTGCCGCCTCGTTTGGGTTGCTTGCGGAGGGCGAAGAGGATGCCGAGCTGCGCGGTGCCATTGAAGGGGTGCGTGACTGCGGTCGTAAGGTGGCAGACGTCTACAGCAGACACGCTGATAGTGAGTCGACGCGGCTTGTCAGCACACTGAGCTTTtatgtgggtatgtgtgccGCAGTGCGCGAGACTCTGAATCACATGCTCAGTGCCCGCCAGTATCTGCGCAGCTTGCATAAGAAGAGccaggagctgcaggcgtcGGCGATGCGTGCGCAGTCGGCTAACCAGGTGCAGGTGCAGAGCGAGCTGCACTTTGTGAATGAGCAGCGGGCCCACCTTGAGGAGGACCTCATTGGCGCCGAGAAGACCTTTAGTGAGGAGttcgctctcttccacgAAAACAAGCAATACGATGCAAAGGATATGCTGAAGAAGTTTGGCATGCTGGAGCTCAGTTTCTCCGAGTCAATGAAGCAGGAGTGGGACGCCCTGCGGCCAATGCTGGAGTCCCTTAGTACATAA